The region TATAACTGTATCATCGTTTTTATAACGATCTGCAAGATATTGCCAGCATTTTTCGTAATCATCTGTAGTATACTTGCTCGTATACCATAGATTTGTTTGACCAGCACTTTCTATTCTGTGCATATCAAGCATAATTTTAATTCCATCTTTTTTACACTGAGCTATTGCTGCGTCAAGTACTTGAAGACTAGTAAATCCTTTCATTTCAGGGCTTATATAGTCATTAAGTGAATCAGCTTTAGGATAGATTCCCTGTCTCCACTGATTTACAAGTTCAACAGATAGTGGCACCCTAAGGGTGTTAAATCCACTATCTGCTACTATACCCAAAATGTTATCAAGCCTATTCGCCCACAAACCGTGAAAGGAATAGTTAGGTGTTTCAAGTCCAAACCACGCAATACCAGTCATTCTTACTTGATTGCCATAGTCATCATAAAGTTTACTGCCATCTGTGTGTAAGTAATCATTAGATGGCTTTACTGTAACATCATCTGCATAAACCAGGCTGCCAAAGGTACTGCTAATTGTCATCAGAGATGCTAGCAAAATGCTGAGACAAGCTCTCCTCTTTTTCAAATTAAAACACCTCTCAATAAGATTCTATTTCAACATTTTTTTGAGTAAAATCAAATCCATTACATTAACTGTTCCATCCTTATTTATATCTGCATTAGTTTTATTTATTTTAACAGAGTCATCTTTTAAATATTTCTTAAGTGTTATTACATCAAGTACATTAACCTGCTTATCACCATTTACATCTCCGTAAACAGGAGCAACTGGGAATAAACTTCCATAAGTTGCATTAGCTATCGCATATTCACTTTGAGCCCAGAAACGATGGTAATTAAATATACTCTTGTTTCCAGCTTCAACATCAGCCTTAACTCTAGCATAATCAGGGTCTTGTTTATACTTTGAACGTATATCTATAAATTTGTCTCCTGATTTAATTACATCACCATTAGGCATTGTTCCAGTCCATCCCTGTGGAATATATACTTCCTGATTGAATATACGGTTATAAGAATCCATTACGCATGGAGCAGCTACACCCTTATCATCCTTGTAGTTATTCCACATATCATCAAGCATAGTTGCTGCAAGTTGCTGTGATTCAGTATCTCCAGTAGCTTTTGCATAATATGAAAGTGCATTAGCAAGTGAGGATGCTGTTCCTATATCTGTACAATAATTAACAACATTTACATGTAAATCGGAATTTGTTGTATGCTCATCACCATTCTTCCATGAATTTGGTTGTCCTGACCAGCTTAATGTTGATGGTACTTCAAATGTTCCTTTTGCACTATCTACTTTAACTACTGACTTTATCCACTTAACCCAGTTATCAAGTAAGTTCTTTGCCTTTGCATCTTTTGTTGTATAGTAATATTGAGCTATACGCTGCATTGACCATGCTTGCATTCCAAACCAAGTGTTGCTGCCTGGATCATGATATACTGGTTCTTCTTGATATCCCATTCCATTGAATGTAGCTGTTCCTGATGGCCAAGCTTCATAACGTCCATGATTTGAGTTACTAGCTCCACCTGCTATAGCTCCTTCTGAAGATTGTAACCATTGATAGAAATCAAGTTGTGTTGATAAACTCTTTGCCCAGTCAGTTGAACCAGTTGCTGATTTAGGTTTGAAAGCACCACTGTCTGCATCATTACTTGAAAGTACCCATGCAGTAAATGGATTTTGATATCCAAAGTGACTGTGGCTGCAGCCTATCTTCCATGACCAGTCATTATTCTGAGATCCACCCCAAGCATAGTACCATGACATTAAATAATGCATTGCATCTTTACCTGTTCCTGCTTGAGTTGAATCACCTATTTTTCTAAAGTATTTATCACACATAGCATATCTTAAGTAATCTCCCATTTTAGAAGCTTTACCTATATCCGTGCTTAAATCAACTCCATCTTCTTTAGCTGCCTCAGCTGCTTCATAAGTTGCCTGTATTGCACGGGCATCAGCATCTGGTGCATCTGTATACTTAGCTTGTCTTGTATAACTGTTGTCCTTTGTAAACAAGTCAAGATATCCATTTTGTCCGCCAAATTTGAAAGAATCCCAGCAAGGTTGAGGTACTGTTTCAAAAACAGATTCTTGTTCTCCTCTTTGATAAGTGTTTATATATGAATTCTTTGAAGTTCCATCTGCATGATTTCCAAAACCATACCAGTTATCTACATCCATTAACCAATGCATTCCATACATGTCTGAAGTTCCATATGTTGATTTAAGTTCATCACTTATTGGATCTTGTCCCTTTGCAGCACCAGGATCCATTTGAGCTGGATATTTACTTGGGTCTTCCCATTCTGGTGCATAAGTTGCTGGACTACTAGTATTGTATCTATCCATACCAGGTTGATCTGCATGTGATGGAATTATATATTTTTCAGCTGTATCCCATGCAGTACCTACTCCTTTGTAATCTCCTGTAAGTTTTCCCTGCATTGCTTCAAGCCACATATAGTAACTGAAAGCTTCACTTGTAGTTTCATGTCCATAATCAGGTGCTTCAACTATAAAGGTTTCAACTGAATGATATGGCACACCATCTTTACTAAAATATCCATTATTAGAATCATGGATCTTATTATACATTTCCTCAAACCTTTCAGTATAAGGATTGTCATATTTTTGCTTTATAGTAGTACTATTTGTAGCAGCTGAAACTTTATTATTAAATATTCCTGATAATGAGGTAACCATAACTGTAGATGTAAGTGCTACAGCCATTACTTTCTTAAAGTTTTTACTTGTTTTTAACATACTAATATCTCCTTTTAAATAAATTAATTAACATAGTTTAAATCAAATAATTTATTTGTATATACTGCCGCCTTTAGCAGCAGTATATATTTAACTTTTTATTATTCTATAGTTACACTTCCGTCATCAAATTCATGATCTATAGATTCACCATCTACATCTCCTACAGAAGAAACTTTTTGGTTAAATGTAAGTTTTGATTCACCTGCTGCTGCATCACTCTTTGCAGTAAGTTTTATATTGGCAAAAACACCATCTTTATTTATAAGTCTTGATCCCATTGAATCATCAAAGAATGTTATTTGTATTTCGCCGTTTACATTTTTAACCAAGAAATCTGTATTAGGATTTGTAACTAATTCTCCTGGTGTAATTGAAGCTACATCAAATTTACTAGCATCATAATCTAAGCAGGCAGTTATTCCTTCAATATCTTTACCCTCTACTACTTTTATAGTTAAAGGAATTGTTATTGTATCTCCAGCTTTAACAGTATAAGTTCCTGCGCTTACTGTTGCTTTTGTTGCAACTGGTGATGATATTGGCTTAACAGTAAGAGTATAATCTGCTGACTTTCCTGCGCTAAAATCAAATGTGAAAACATTTGCTCCTGCTGGCAAAGTTGCAAGATAAGCCTTACTAAATGTTACTTCTGTTCCATCTGCTGATACTGTGTAATTTGATGGATCAACTACTGCACCTCCAAGTTTTATATCCTTAAGTGTATTACCATTTAAGTTCATATCTACAGTTACATCTGCTGGAGTATTATTATCAAATGTTCCACTAGTTTCTTTTAACGTAGAATCCTTTACTACTGGTACATCTTTCGCTGCAACAGTAAGAGTATAATCTGCTGATTTTCCTGCACTAAAATCAAATGTGAAGACATTTGTTCCTGCTGGTAAAGTTGCAAGATAAGCCTCACTAAATGTTACCTCGCTTCCATCTGCTGATACAGTATAATTTGATGGATCAACTACTGCACCTCCAAGTTTTATGTCCTTAAGTGTATTGCCATTTAAAGTTATATCTACACTTACAGCTTTTGGTGCATTATTATCAAATGTTCCACTAGTTTCATTTAATGTAGAATTTTCTTTTACTGGTGCTACTCCTTTAACAGTTATACTTCCATCAGTAAGTACATGATCAATAGCTGTTCCGTCTAGGCTTCCTACTGTAGAACCTTTAGGATCAAACTCAAGAGCATACTTTCCTTCTTCTGTATCTTGTTTTATAGCAAATTCCAAATATGCTAGAATTCCATCAGTTGTTATCTGCTCAGTTCCCATTGAGTCATCATAATATGTTATTTCTACTACTCCATTATTGTCTTTCCACATAAAGTTTACATCAGGATCTTTAACTAATGCTCCTGTCTTTACTCCAGTTAAAGTGAATTTAGTGTTGTCGTATTTTATATAAGCACTTACTCCTTCAATAGAATTACCCTTTACACTCTCTATGCTTACTGGAACTTCTACTGAATCACCAGTAGCTCCTGTAACATTTGCAACTTCCATATCAACGCTGCGAGATACCTTAACAGTTAATGTTGCTGTCTTAACACCTTTTTCACCACTAAATTCAAATGTAAATGTATATGTTCCATTAGCTAAGCCTGCAAAATAGGATTTATTTATTGTTGCAGTTGTTCCGTCTGCTGATAATGTATAGTCTGTTCCTGCTTTAAGTAAATTACCATCTTGATCCTTTATATCCTTAAATGTATAACCATTTAAAGTCATATTAACTGGTACGTCACCTTGAGTGCTTGAAGCTGGCTGAACATCTACTTCTTCAGGATTAATAACTGGAACTGGTACCTTCTGAACAGTTATACTTCCGTCACTAAGTACATGATCAATATTTGTACCATCTAAACTTCCTATTGCAGAACCTTTAGGATCAAATGCAAGATCATACTTTCCTTCTGCTGCATCTTGTTTTATAGCAAATTCTAAATATGCTAGAATTCCATCAGCTGTTATTTGCTCAGTTCCCATTGTGTCATCATAATATGTTATTTGTATTACTCCATTATCATCTTTCCACATGAAGTTTACATCAGGGTCTTTAACTAGTGCTCCTGTTTTTACCCCAGTTAAAGTAAATTTAGTATTGTCATATTTTATATAAGCACTTACTCCTTCAATAGAGTTACCCTTTACACCCTCTATGCTTACTGGAACTTCTACTGAATCACCAGTAGTGCCTTTAACATTTGCAACTTCCATATCAACTATTTGAGCTATATTTACAGTAAATGTACATGCAGTACCATCACTAAAGTCAATTGTAAATGCAAATTTAGCTGCATCGGGATTTGCTTTTACTAAAGCTGCAAGATAATTTTTACTTATTGTTATAGTTCCATCTGATGCTACCGTATAATCTGTACCTAATGTAAGTGCTTTACCATCTTTATCCTTTACATCTACAAGT is a window of Clostridium pasteurianum DNA encoding:
- a CDS encoding X2-like carbohydrate binding domain-containing protein, with product MKKRNMAILGMFMMMASLGISKNHVFAATNVTSNTSGIEVQSFNTPTSTSTNSIKANIKVINNTGADVDLSTLKLRYYFTEEGTEAESFWCDYSGLMGGATGYHNVDTSKVSGNFVKLDAAQSTDKANQYVEISFGSGSGTLEKGAYLMVQMRFAKSDWTSYDQSNDYSFNPSATDYADANNVTGYVNGKQEWGQEPNPAPTISPESGTYKQADPSEVSTTMSLCGGKLNSITNGTTTLQEGADKDYTVADNKVTFTQKYLSSLPATDAAGTNYNITFNFTDAKGNNTAATFKLTVIPAPNPIVTPTEMNFSKDNPTDQTTAMTLNGGKFVDVKDSNGNILEQGKDYTLSDNNIVFSKDYLSTLKDGTYTFTIDFTKANGEAYSATVTIKVTSMQASVKVDNATEKAGDPVTVPVKVSTKTSIEGISAIINYDNTKFTLKDVKPGDLVKDPDVNFMWKDDNGVISITYYDDTMGTEQITTDGILAYLDFVIKQNAAAGKSPLTMDTVKSAVSDLDGNKINSAFVDGSITVIGVPYITPDTAVFYTNSGSQADVKTVATFAGNTLVDVKDKDGKALTLGTDYTVASDGTITISKNYLAALVKANPDAAKFAFTIDFSDGTACTFTVNIAQIVDMEVANVKGTTGDSVEVPVSIEGVKGNSIEGVSAYIKYDNTKFTLTGVKTGALVKDPDVNFMWKDDNGVIQITYYDDTMGTEQITADGILAYLEFAIKQDAAEGKYDLAFDPKGSAIGSLDGTNIDHVLSDGSITVQKVPVPVINPEEVDVQPASSTQGDVPVNMTLNGYTFKDIKDQDGNLLKAGTDYTLSADGTTATINKSYFAGLANGTYTFTFEFSGEKGVKTATLTVKVSRSVDMEVANVTGATGDSVEVPVSIESVKGNSIEGVSAYIKYDNTKFTLTGVKTGALVKDPDVNFMWKDNNGVVEITYYDDSMGTEQITTDGILAYLEFAIKQDTEEGKYALEFDPKGSTVGSLDGTAIDHVLTDGSITVKGVAPVKENSTLNETSGTFDNNAPKAVSVDITLNGNTLKDIKLGGAVVDPSNYTVSADGSEVTFSEAYLATLPAGTNVFTFDFSAGKSADYTLTVAAKDVPVVKDSTLKETSGTFDNNTPADVTVDMNLNGNTLKDIKLGGAVVDPSNYTVSADGTEVTFSKAYLATLPAGANVFTFDFSAGKSADYTLTVKPISSPVATKATVSAGTYTVKAGDTITIPLTIKVVEGKDIEGITACLDYDASKFDVASITPGELVTNPNTDFLVKNVNGEIQITFFDDSMGSRLINKDGVFANIKLTAKSDAAAGESKLTFNQKVSSVGDVDGESIDHEFDDGSVTIE
- a CDS encoding glycoside hydrolase family 48 protein, whose product is MLKTSKNFKKVMAVALTSTVMVTSLSGIFNNKVSAATNSTTIKQKYDNPYTERFEEMYNKIHDSNNGYFSKDGVPYHSVETFIVEAPDYGHETTSEAFSYYMWLEAMQGKLTGDYKGVGTAWDTAEKYIIPSHADQPGMDRYNTSSPATYAPEWEDPSKYPAQMDPGAAKGQDPISDELKSTYGTSDMYGMHWLMDVDNWYGFGNHADGTSKNSYINTYQRGEQESVFETVPQPCWDSFKFGGQNGYLDLFTKDNSYTRQAKYTDAPDADARAIQATYEAAEAAKEDGVDLSTDIGKASKMGDYLRYAMCDKYFRKIGDSTQAGTGKDAMHYLMSWYYAWGGSQNNDWSWKIGCSHSHFGYQNPFTAWVLSSNDADSGAFKPKSATGSTDWAKSLSTQLDFYQWLQSSEGAIAGGASNSNHGRYEAWPSGTATFNGMGYQEEPVYHDPGSNTWFGMQAWSMQRIAQYYYTTKDAKAKNLLDNWVKWIKSVVKVDSAKGTFEVPSTLSWSGQPNSWKNGDEHTTNSDLHVNVVNYCTDIGTASSLANALSYYAKATGDTESQQLAATMLDDMWNNYKDDKGVAAPCVMDSYNRIFNQEVYIPQGWTGTMPNGDVIKSGDKFIDIRSKYKQDPDYARVKADVEAGNKSIFNYHRFWAQSEYAIANATYGSLFPVAPVYGDVNGDKQVNVLDVITLKKYLKDDSVKINKTNADINKDGTVNVMDLILLKKMLK